In Archaeoglobus profundus DSM 5631, the sequence TTATCACTTTGCTCTCCTTATTCTCTCTGTGGCTTAACACCTTTCCGTCGTAGTCACCCAAGATGTTGTAGCTCATCCATCCCAAAATCTTCAGATTTCTGTATGCGAACATCGGAGCCAAGGTTGTTTTAACAAGTGTTTCACCAGTTTTACCGTCGTTTCCTGCATGAGGAACTCCCTTCTCCTCAGCCAACTGCTTCAGAGCTGGTAAACTTGATCCAACACTTGGTGTGAAGTTTCCGTAAGGCAATCCAAGCTTCAAGGCTACATATGCGTAGAGCATGCTCGCTGTGGCGTATTCCTTGACATCGTTATCGAGCATCTCTTCAAATCCTTCTATAGTCGTGTGATACTTCTCGCTGAACTTTGGAAGGGGCTCAGTTGAAGCGACATTTATCACAACAGTTTCATCATCTGCAAAACCCTTGATATCTTTCTCGATTCTGTCTACAATCTCCCTCAAAGTAAGTCCCTCATCTTCAAGCGTCTCTACCCTTCCAAGTTCCCTTATACCTTCTCCGCAGTTTAGAGCTGTTCCCTTGCAAGCCTTTATCTTCTTAAGCTCATCTCCAACAGCGTCGAGAATTTCCCTGTCGAAGTGTCTGTTTGACTCCCAATGCTCCATTATGGCATCGTAAGCTGTGGGAAGGGGCCTTATGTCGTGTCCACCGAACTCAAACTTAAGAGGAACGTACTCCGAAATCTTCTTGAACGGTGGTAACTCTGATACCAACCCAGTTTTGTCGACTATTCCTCTCTCCAAGGCTTTTGCTCCTACCATCGCCGTGGTGGAGACTATACCATAAGCACCTATCAGCCACACCTTCATGCTCATCACCCCCAAAAAATTTGGTTAGAATGTGAGAGTGCTTTCTGCTTTGATATTTAGAAATCGTTTTAAAAATGTTTCGTAAGCCATCTTGTTCCCTTAGGTG encodes:
- a CDS encoding inositol-3-phosphate synthase produces the protein MKVWLIGAYGIVSTTAMVGAKALERGIVDKTGLVSELPPFKKISEYVPLKFEFGGHDIRPLPTAYDAIMEHWESNRHFDREILDAVGDELKKIKACKGTALNCGEGIRELGRVETLEDEGLTLREIVDRIEKDIKGFADDETVVINVASTEPLPKFSEKYHTTIEGFEEMLDNDVKEYATASMLYAYVALKLGLPYGNFTPSVGSSLPALKQLAEEKGVPHAGNDGKTGETLVKTTLAPMFAYRNLKILGWMSYNILGDYDGKVLSHRENKESKVISKDKVLEKIMGYSPYTITEIEYFPSLVDNKTAFDFIHFQGFLGTKMKFYFIWDGIDAIVAAPLILDIARFLLFAKKKGISGVVKEMAFFFKSPMETDVINTHEQFVMLKDWFEKLAEV